The following are encoded in a window of Carassius auratus strain Wakin chromosome 6, ASM336829v1, whole genome shotgun sequence genomic DNA:
- the LOC113094217 gene encoding LOW QUALITY PROTEIN: keratin, type II cytoskeletal 8 (The sequence of the model RefSeq protein was modified relative to this genomic sequence to represent the inferred CDS: inserted 1 base in 1 codon) produces the protein MSKTRRTPLTRSGMVFREGWGSSPALFPPIKAVRVNESLLEPLNLEIDPDIHSIRIQEKEEIKALNNRFASFINKVCFLERQNKMLETKWSLLQEQTSRQTKPDIKFESYIAMLRRQLDALGNEKVRLESGQRDMISLVEDFKSKYEDEINKRIDSDNKFVLLKKDADEAYLNKVKLECKWDSLTDEIKFLCQIYEADRHELLTQIKDTSVVVEMDNSRNLDMDAIVADVRAQYEDITNRSRAEAESWYKQKYEKMQLTVTKHGDDLKNSKAEIAEYNQRIARIHSEMELVKGQVRTLFNTIIFYSIKEAEERGELAVKDAKLRLQELEAALLRAKQDMARQVREYQSLLNIXLALDIEIATYRKLLEGEESRWV, from the exons ATGAGCAAAACTAGGAGGACCCCCCTCACCCGTTCAGGGATGGTTTTTCGAGAAGGATGGGGATCCAGTCCAGCCTTATTCCCTCCAATTAAAGCTGTAAGGGTCAATGAAAGTCTTCTGGAACCCCTGAACTTAGAGATTGACCCAGACATCCATTCCATCAGGATTCAGGAGAAAGAGGAAATCAAGGCACTCAACAACCGCTTTGCTTCATTCATTAATAAA gtGTGCTTCCTGGAACGGCAAAACAAGATGCTGGAGACTAAGTGGTCTCTCCTGCAGGAACAAACAAGCCGCCAAACCAAACCTGATATTAAGTTTGAGTCCTACATTGCTATGCTGCGCAGACAGCTGGATGCTCTAGGCAATGAAAAAGTGCGTCTGGAGTCTGGCCAGCGGGACATGATCAGCCTGGTAGAAGACTTCAAGAGCAA GTATGAAGATGAAATTAACAAACGGATTGACTCTGACAACAAATTTGTGCTCCTTAAAAAG GATGCTGATGAGGCTTATCTGAATAAAGTGAAACTGGAATGTAAATGGGACAGCCTAACAGATGAGATCAAGTTTCTTTGTCAGATTTACGAGGCG GATCGCCATGAGCTCCTGACTCAGATCAAGGACACATCAGTTGTTGTAGAGATGGACAACAGCCGAAACTTGGACATGGACGCCATTGTGGCTGACGTTCGTGCTCAGTATGAGGACATCACCAACCGAAGCCGTGCCGAAGCAGAGAGCTGGTACAAACAGAAG TATGAAAAAATGCAGTTGACGGTAACCAAACATGGGGATGACCTGAAAAACTCAAAGGCTGAAATCGCAGAGTACAATCAAAGAATTGCACGTATACACTCTGAGATGGAACTTGTTAAGGGACAGGTAAGAACTTTATTTAACACTATTATCTTTTATAGT ATCAAAGAGGCAGAAGAACGAGGTGAACTAGCTGTGAAAGATGCAAAACTGCGTCTGCAGGAGCTGGAAGCAGCTCTTCTCAGAGCTAAACAGGATATGGCTCGTCAGGTGCGTGAGTACCAGTCACTGTTGAACA AACTGGCTCTGGACATAGAGATCGCCACCTATAGGAAACTCCTGGAAGGAGAAGAGAGCAGGTGGGTCTAA